The Linepithema humile isolate Giens D197 chromosome 2, Lhum_UNIL_v1.0, whole genome shotgun sequence genome has a segment encoding these proteins:
- the LOC136997658 gene encoding uncharacterized protein, with protein MKATLIILLLLVPLSLGLTGYDCTGNGLNITTLSLIDIGDCNLDSIEPNREETYIQLLQLSDFHRIKIIQCKVEIDRIVYHCGMHSHISIVHNGQRNYVQEIGSIGCSRLHETGTVVIGNAIIDRVPQNRTSRHSITLAGSVATDGRCSGAQYTDGQGSWDSVVVQATVKVELHSFEAPVKRVSNLVMLPSGTTCDAFTGYCIDSEGGESYWPVTSIDNCHFDQYDTLYEGYATKLTPRDNQSTPVVYAVTTHGTTFALAKTTEVNLCGYRIYHTEHPKLFIFETQQGKAFRTRSKTPVDNLDIFAYVNSKFVYIEKHVQSQLSTLYQDIMEQKCALEKQILKNALSLASIAPDEMASRIMKNVGYTAVIAGDVIHIIKCEPTECKIRHTEDCYNELPVYHRNISMFLLPRSRILSKAGTRRDCNELLPTMYKLHGIWFRTGQRPTESLPPQTIQPLTNPKWKYVNPSSLATSGIYTNDDLERLRDHIMFPVEKPSTLHNLARGVMGQTVPSGSISILGLLDEKSLDQLAESTGKRIWRGFISFGSASAGVLGIFIVIRVTKLVIDTIIHGYALHSVYGWSLHLLGAIWTSITHLLLHLGQTAPIKEKKTPNQGENVEPSAPSPVPICEQSQESSSGENCNVSEHKYSYKELRQLLDDCPRDIVPQVKVTK; from the coding sequence ATGAAGGCTACTCTAATCATACTCCTACTGCTCGTACCCCTTTCGCTGGGACTCACTGGGTACGATTGCACAGGAAACGGATTAAATATAACGACACTCTCGCTCATTGATATTGGTGATTGCAATTTGGATAGTATCGAACCCAATCGAGAGGAAACATACATCCAACTGCTACAACTGTCCGACTTTCATCGTATTAAGATCATACAATGTAAAGTGGAAATAGACCGCATTGTATATCATTGCGGAATGCATTCTCACATTTCAATAGTGCACAATGGACAGAGAAATTATGTTCAAGAAATTGGATCAATTGGCTGCTCTCGTCTTCACGAAACTGGAACTGTCGTGATCGGAAATGCAATAATTGATCGTGTTCCGCAAAACCGTACTAGCCGACACAGTATTACTCTGGCCGGATCGGTTGCTACGGATGGGCGCTGTTCTGGTGCACAATATACCGACGGACAGGGATCATGGGATAGCGTTGTTGTCCAAGCCACCGTCAAGGTGGAATTACACTCATTTGAAGCTCCAGTAAAAAGAGTTTCAAATCTCGTGATGCTGCCATCGGGAACAACATGTGATGCCTTCACAGGATACTGCATAGATTCAGAAGGAGGTGAATCTTATTGGCCTGTAACATCAATCGACAATTGCCATTTCGACCAGTATGATACTTTATACGAGGGGTATGCTACCAAGCTTACACCGCGAGATAATCAATCCACGCCTGTAGTATATGCAGTTACAACACATGGAACGACTTTCGCACTGGCAAAAACTACAGAAGTTAATCTTTGTGGATACAGAATCTACCACACGGAACATCCGAAGCTCTTCATCTTCGAAACCCAGCAAGGGAAAGCATTCAGAACACGTTCTAAAACGCCTGTAGacaatttagatatatttgcTTACGTGAATTCTAAATTTGTCTACATCGAGAAGCATGTCCAAAGCCAACTCTCAACACTATACCAAGACATCATGGAACAGAAATGTGCTCTAGAAAAACAAATCCTGAAGAATGCACTCTCACTGGCCAGCATCGCCCCGGACGAGATGGCCTCTCGAATTATGAAAAACGTTGGTTACACAGCAGTAATCGCCGGTGATGTTATTCACATCATCAAATGCGAGCCTACCGAGTGCAAAATTAGACACACAGAAGACTGCTACAACGAGCTTCCAGTTTATCATCGGAATATTTCCATGTTTCTGCTACCAAGATCAAGAATTCTTTCCAAAGCGGGAACTCGGCGAGACTGCAACGAACTTTTGCCTACGATGTACAAGTTACATGGAATTTGGTTTCGGACGGGACAACGTCCAACGGAGTCACTGCCTCCACAAACCATTCAACCTCTCACCAATCCAAAATGGAAATACGTCAACCCTTCATCGCTTGCCACAAGCGGAATTTACACAAACGATGATCTGGAACGATTGCGGGACCATATAATGTTTCCAGTCGAAAAGCCGTCAACTTTACATAATTTGGCTCGAGGAGTGATGGGACAAACCGTTCCATCCGGGAGCATTTCAATTTTGGGTCTTCTGGACGAGAAATCTTTGGATCAGCTGGCTGAAAGCACCGGTAAAAGAATTTGGAGGGGCTTTATCAGTTTTGGATCCGCGAGTGCAGGAGTGCTCGgaatttttatcgttattcgAGTAACGAAACTTGTCATCGATACGATCATCCACGGTTACGCTCTACATTCTGTTTATGGATGGAGCTTACATCTTTTGGGAGCCATCTGGACTTCCATCACTCATTTATTACTACATCTGGGTCAAACGGCACCAATCAAAGAGAAGAAGACTCCAAACCAGGGTGAAAACGTGGAACCATCCGCTCCATCACCTGTGCCGATCTGCGAACAATCTCAGGAATCGTCCTCTGGTGAAAATTGTAATGTGAGTGAACATAAATACTCCTATAAAGAATTAAGACAATTGTTAGACGACTGTCCACGCGACATCGTACCCCAGGTTAAAgtaacgaaataa
- the LOC136997811 gene encoding disheveled-associated activator of morphogenesis 1-like has protein sequence MSAEPEKKMSETEKENTSPNAAISDAVAIAALREELKAFKQQFTNTPLPSGPPPLPLEPPLPPGPPPLPPGPPPLDPPPPPSDPLPPPLPSPHQPSLSLLESNLSNLPPYIINEIKIWQRQQQRQQWQQGGQFTRVLPPRWNRRRGGRGGGRGGNKTFHLHF, from the exons ATGTCCGCAGAGCCAgaaaaaa AAATGAGcgaaacagaaaaagaaaatacttcTCCCAATGCAGCGATTTCTGATGCTGTAGCAATCGCTGCATTGCGAGAAGAACTGAAGGCTTTCAAACAACAGTTTACTAATACACCGTTGCCATCGGGACCACCGCCATTGCCACTGGAACCGCCGTTGCCACCGGGGCCACCGCCGCTGCCACCGGGGCCACCGCCTTTGgatccgccgccgccgccttcGGATCCGCTTCCGCCGCCGCTACCGTCACCACACCAACCCTCATTATCGCTTTTGGAATCGAACTTATCCAACTTACCACCATACATTATAAATG aaataaaaatttggcaGCGGCAGCAACAACGACAGCAGTGGCAGCAGGGAGGACAATTCACACGAGTGCTAc CACCACGATGGAATCGACGAAGAGGAGGCCGCGGTGGAGGTCGCGGTGGAAACAAAACGTTCCACCtccacttttaa
- the LOC136997661 gene encoding uncharacterized protein — translation MSQSEKAGDMPGADAAQIGRVSVRVPPFWPEEPELWFAQLESQFLLSAVTSDSTKYAYAISQIETKYIKEIKDVITNPPTCGKYEAVKRALIQRLSDSQEHRIRQLLEREELGDRKPSQFLRHLRTLAGNAVPDQLLRTLWLGRLPAQMQIILATRADDLLEDVAEQADRVYEVTCRTVAVLDKPKETKSKPTGSLEDQIQALVKQVAALNTRLGRQEHRHKQQRHRSRSRSRTKSNSEEDSEFCFFHRRFGSKARKCTEPCTYKEKKKDKTEN, via the coding sequence GCAGCACAAATCGGCAGAGTATCGGTGCGAGTACCACCTTTTTGGCCGGAGGAACCAGAATTATGGTTCGCCCAATTAGAGAGCCAGTTCCTGCTGAGCGCCGTCACGTCGGATTCAACCAAATACGCATACGCAATCTCGCAAATCGAGACGAAATACATCAAGGAAATCAAAGACGTGATAACGAATCCTCCGACATGCGGGAAATACGAAGCCGTAAAAAGGGCACTCATCCAAAGGCTGAGCGACTCGCAGGAACACCGCATCCGCCAATTACTAGAGCGAGAGGAACTAGGCGACCGAAAGCCATCGCAGTTCCTGCGCCATCTAAGGACGCTCGCGGGCAACGCCGTGCCTGATCAACTCCTGCGCACGCTATGGCTGGGGCGTTTACCGGCCCAGATGCAGATTATTCTAGCGACGCGAGCTGACGATCTTCTCGAGGACGTGGCGGAACAGGCCGACCGCGTTTACGAAGTCACATGCCGAACAGTCGCAGTATTGGACAAGCCTAAGGAGACGAAATCGAAACCTACCGGCTCGCTCGAGGACCAGATACAGGCATTGGTTAAACAAGTCGCGGCACTCAACACGCGATTGGGCCGGCAGGAGCACCGCCACAAACAGCAGCGCCACAGATCGCGCAGCCGCAGCCGGACTAAATCAAATTCGGAAGAAGACAGCGAGTTTTGCTTTTTCCATCGGCGATTCGGCAGCAAGGCCAGAAAGTGTACAGAGCCATGTACATacaaggagaagaagaaggacaAAACGGAAAACTAG